One genomic region from Oncorhynchus keta strain PuntledgeMale-10-30-2019 chromosome 33, Oket_V2, whole genome shotgun sequence encodes:
- the LOC118366160 gene encoding regulator of nonsense transcripts 2-like isoform X1: MPAEGKRSLNMDEKEVSSFSNKEKDRDADRRPASSRDKVKDEAKMSGKKDIGKAAEEKRRRLEEDKKKKEEKERKRKEEEKQKAEEEQRKKEEEEKKQQEEQERKVQEEEVKRQREEEAAQLKEKEEGHQLHQEAWERHQCRKELRVRNQNAHEGRPEETFFSRLDSSLKKNTAFVKKLRTLTEQQRDALSNDFGSLNLSKYIGEAVGSVVEAKLKISDVGCAVHLCSLFHQRYAEFAPLLLQAWKRHFEARKEEKAPNVSKLRTDLRFIAELTIVGLFTDKEGLSLIYEQLKSIIGTDRETHTHVSVVISFCKHCGDDIAGLVPRKVKAAREKFGLAFPPSEIINTEKQQPFQNLLREYFTSLTKHLKKDHRELQNIERQNRRILHSKGELSEDRHKQHEEFATSYQKLLANTQSLADFLDENMPELPLDKTVQEEHGPGIDIFTPGKPGEYDLEGGIWEDEDARNFYENMVDLKAFVPAILFKDNEKSKDKEEAAAKEAKDAAATTEELELELEALDIADDPLELDGPDEAENEAELAKKLLDEQGIKLGYERGQGNRARAHSWVLRANQLNREQEDEEASTGSHLKLIVDAFIQQLPNCVNRDLIDKAAMDFCMNMNTKSNRRKLVRALFTVPRQRLDLLPFYSRLVATLHPCMSDVADDLCSILKGDFRFHIRKKDQINIETKNKTVRFIGELAKFKLFSKTDTLHCLKMLLSDFSHHHIEMACTLLETSGRFLFRSPDSHLRTSVLLEQMMRKKQAQHLDARYVTMVENAYYYCNPPPTEKTVRKKRPPLQEYIRKLLYKDLSKVTTEKVLRQMRKLPWQDPESKGYLICCMVNIWNVKYNSIHCVANLLAGLVAYQEDVGIHVVDGVLEDIRLGMEVNQPKFNQRRISSAKFLGELYNYRMVESAVIFRTLFSFISFGVNPDGGPSPLDPPEHLFRIRMVCTLLDTCGQYFDRGSSKRKLDCFLIYFQRYIWWKKSVEVWSAEHQFPIDIDYMISDTLELLRPKMRLCISLEDSARQVTELEREFLVKLGLAMDRQKDGRPSSAMGSEGEALDEDDDDDDEEGGADTEEQSGNESEMNEPEEEEGSENEEEEREEEEENTDYLTDSNKENETDEENNEVTIRGGGLKHVACAEDEDFIQALDKMMLENLQQRSGEAVKVHQLDVAIPLQLKSQLKKGPGGPVCSGEGDADISDTMQFVMLTRKGNKQQFKILNVPLSSHLAANHFNQQQAEQEERMRMKKLTLDINERQEQEDYQEMMASLAQRPAPANTNRERRPRYQHPKGAPNADLIFKTGGRR, translated from the exons ATGCCTGCTGAGGGCAAGAGATCATTAAACATGGATGAGAAAGAGGTGAGCTCCTTTAGTAACAAGGAGAAAGACCGGGATGCTGATAGACGGCCCGCCTCCTCCCGGGATAAAGTGAAGGATGAGGCAAAGATGAGTGGCAAGAAAGATATTGGTAAGGCtgcagaggaaaagaggaggcgGCTTGAGGAGGACAAAAAAAAGAAGGAAGAAAAAGAGCGGAAacggaaagaggaggagaaacagaaggcagaggaggagcagaggaagaaggaggaagaggagaagaagcagcaggaggagcaggagaggaaagttcaggaggaggaggtcaaGAGACAGCGTGAAGAGGAGGCAGCTCAACTCAA agagaaggaggagggccACCAGCTCCACCAGGAGGCCTGGGAGCGCCACCAGTGCCGGAAGGAGCTTCGTGTCCGCAACCAGAATGCCCACGAGGGCCGTCCCGAGGAGACCTTCTTTAGCCGCCTTGACTCCAGCTTGAAGAAGAACACAGCCTTCGTCAAGAAGCTGCGCACGCTCACCGAGCAGCAGCGCGATGCCCTCTCCAACGACTTTGGCTCGCTCAACCTCAGCAAGTACATCGGCGAGGCGGTGGGCTCTGTGGTGGAGGCCAAGCTGAAGATCTCTGACGTGGGCTGTGCCGTGCACCTGTGCTCCCTCTTCCACCAGCGCTACGCCGAATTCGCCCCACTGCTCCTCCAGGCCTGGAAAAGGCACTTTGAGGCGCGCAAGGAAGAGAAGGCACCCAACGTGAGCAAGCTGCGCACCGACCTGCGCTTCATCGCAGAGCTCACCATCGTAGGCCTGTTCACCGACAAGGAGGGCCTGTCGCTCATCTACGAGCAGCTGAAGAGCATCATCGGGACGGACCGCGAGACACACACGCATGTGTCAGTGGTCATCAGCTTCTGTAAGCACTGCGGGGATGACATTGCGGGCCTGGTGCCTCGCAAGGTGAAGGCTGCACGGGAGAAGTTTGGCCTGGCCTTCCCTCCCAGCGAGATCATCAACACGGAGAAGCAGCAGCCCTTTCAGAACCTTCTGAGGGAGTACTTCACCTCGCTCACCAAGCACCTGAAGAAGGACCACCGCGAGCTGCAGAACATTGAGAGGCAGAACAG GCGTATCCTCCACTCCAAAGGGGAGCTGAGTGAGGACAGGCACAAGCAGCATGAGGAGTTTGCCACGTCCTACCAGAAGCTGCTGGCTAACACCCAGTCTCTGGCTGACTTTCTGGATGAGAACATGCCAGAGCTTCCACTGGACAAGACTGTGCAGGAAG AGCACGGCCCTGGCATTGACATCTTCACCCCTGGGAAGCCCGGGGAGTATGACCTGGAGGGGGGCATCTGGGAGGACGAGGATGCCAGGAACTTCTACGAGAACATGGTGGACCTGAAGGCCTTCGTCCCCGCCATCCTGTTCAAAGATAACGAGAAGTCCAAGGACAAAGAGGAGGCCGCTGCTAAAG AGGCTAAAGATGCTGCGGCCACCACAGAGGAGTTGGAGTTGGAGCTCGAGGCTCTAGACATCGCTGATGACCCTCTGGAGCTGGATGGACCTGACGAGGCAGAGAACGAGGCAGAGCTCGCCAAAAAACTGTTGGACGAGCAAG GGATCAAGTTAGGGTATGAGAGAGGTCAGGGAAACAGAGCTAGGGCCCACTCATGGGTGCTCAGGGCCAATCAACTAAACAGAG AACAAGAGGATGAGGAGGCAAGCACCGGGTCCCACCTGAAGCTCATTGTGGACGCCTTCATCCAGCAGCTTCCCAACTGTGTCAACAGAGACCTCATAGACAAG GCTGCCATGGATTTCTGCATGAACATGAACACAAAGTCAAACAGGAGGAAGCTGGTCCGAGCTCTCTTCACCGTTCCCAGACAaag GTTGGATCTGCTGCCCTTTTACTCCCGTCTGGTGGCCACCCTTCACCCCTGCATGTCAGATGTGGCCGATGACCTGTGCTCCATACTCAAAGGAGACTTCAGGTTCCAC ATCCGGAAGAAGGACCAGATCAACATCGAAACAAAAAATAAAACTGTGAGGTTTATCGGGGAGCTGGCCAAGTTCAAGTTGTTCTCAAAAACGGACACTCTGCATTGTCTGAAG aTGCTACTGTCAGACTTCTCCCATCACCACATAGAGATGGCCTGCACCCTGCTGGAGACCAGTGGTCGCTTCCTCTTCAGATCCCCCGACTCCCACCTCCGGACCAGCGTCCTTCtg GAGCAAATGATGCGTAAGAAGCAGGCGCAGCACCTGGATGCTCGCTACGTGACCATGGTGGAGAATGCCTACTACTACTGCAACCCCCCGCCCACGGAGAAGACTGTCAGGAAGAAGAGGCCCCCGCTGCAGGAGTACATCCGCAAACTGCTCTACAAGGACCTCTCCAAGGTCACCACGGAGAAG gTGTTGAGGCAGATGCGTAAACTCCCCTGGCAGGACCCAGAGTCTAAAGGCTACCTGATCTGCTGCATGGTCAACATCTGGAACGTCAAGTACAACAGCATCCACTGTGTGGCCAACCTGCTGGCCGGCCTTGTGGCCTACCAGGAGGACGTGGGCATCCACGTGGTGGACGGGGTCCTAGAGGACATCCGCCTGGGAATGGAG GTGAACCAGCCCAAGTTCAACCAGCGTCGGATCAGCAGTGCCAAGTTTCTGGGGGAGCTCTACAACTACCGCATGGTGGAGTCAGCGGTCATCTTCCGCaccctcttctccttcatctcgTTCGGGGTGAACCCGGATGGCGGCCCCAGCCCCCTGGACCCCCCCGAGCACCTGTTCCGCATTCGCATGGTCTGCACCCTGCTGGACACCTGCGGACAGTACTTTGACCGCGGCTCCAGCAAGAGGAAGCTGGACTGCTTCCTCATCTACTTCCAG AGGTATATCTGGTGGAAGAAGAGTGTGGAGGTGTGGAGTGCAGAGCACCAGTTCCCCATCGACATTGACTACATGATCAGTGACACCCTGGAGCTGCTCCGACCAAAGATGAGGCTCTGCATCTCCCTGGAAGACTCCGCACGACAGGTCACCGAGCTGGAGAGAGAGTTCCTCGTTAAACtgg GACTGGCCATGGATAGGCAGAAGGACGGCCGGCCCTCCAGTGCCATGGGGAGCGAAGGCGAGGCTCTAGACGaggatgacgatgatgacgacgAAGAGGGAGGGGCGGACACAGAGGAACAGTCTGGCAATGAGAGCGAGATGAACGAGCCAGAGGAAGAA GAAGGGTCTGAGAATGAGGAAGAGgagcgggaggaagaggaggagaacacCGACTATCTGACCGACTCCAACAAGGAGAACGAGACAGACGAGGAGAACAAT GAGGTGACCATCCGTGGTGGCGGTCTGAAGCATGTGGCATGTGCTGAGGATGAGGACTTCATCCAGGCTCTGGACAAGATGATGCTGGAGAACCTGCAG cagcGGAGCGGGGAGGCGGTGAAGGTGCACCAGTTGGACGTGGCCATCCCCCTGCAGCTGAAGAGCCAGCTGAAGAAAGGTCCTGGCGGACCCGTCTGCTCTGGAGAGGGGGACGCAGACATCTCAGACACCATGCAGTTTGTCATGCTCACACGCAAGGGCAACAagcagcag TTTAAGATCCTGAACGTGCCTTTATCTTCCCACCTGGCTGCCAACCACTTCAACCAGCAGCAGgcggagcaggaggagaggatgaggatgaagaagcTCACTCTGGACATCAACGAGAGACAGGAGCAAGAGGACTACCAAG AAATGATGGCGTCTCTGGCCCAGCGGCCCGCTCCTGCCAACACCAACCGGGAGCGGCGGCCGCGCTACCAACACCCCAAAGGGGCACCCAACGCCGACCTCATCTTCAAGACCGGAGGAAG ACGCTAG
- the LOC118366160 gene encoding regulator of nonsense transcripts 2-like isoform X2 has translation MPAEGKRSLNMDEKEVSSFSNKEKDRDADRRPASSRDKVKDEAKMSGKKDIGKAAEEKRRRLEEDKKKKEEKERKRKEEEKQKAEEEQRKKEEEEKKQQEEQERKVQEEEVKRQREEEAAQLKEKEEGHQLHQEAWERHQCRKELRVRNQNAHEGRPEETFFSRLDSSLKKNTAFVKKLRTLTEQQRDALSNDFGSLNLSKYIGEAVGSVVEAKLKISDVGCAVHLCSLFHQRYAEFAPLLLQAWKRHFEARKEEKAPNVSKLRTDLRFIAELTIVGLFTDKEGLSLIYEQLKSIIGTDRETHTHVSVVISFCKHCGDDIAGLVPRKVKAAREKFGLAFPPSEIINTEKQQPFQNLLREYFTSLTKHLKKDHRELQNIERQNRRILHSKGELSEDRHKQHEEFATSYQKLLANTQSLADFLDENMPELPLDKTVQEEHGPGIDIFTPGKPGEYDLEGGIWEDEDARNFYENMVDLKAFVPAILFKDNEKSKDKEEAAAKEAKDAAATTEELELELEALDIADDPLELDGPDEAENEAELAKKLLDEQGIKLGYERGQGNRARAHSWVLRANQLNREQEDEEASTGSHLKLIVDAFIQQLPNCVNRDLIDKAAMDFCMNMNTKSNRRKLVRALFTVPRQRLDLLPFYSRLVATLHPCMSDVADDLCSILKGDFRFHIRKKDQINIETKNKTVRFIGELAKFKLFSKTDTLHCLKMLLSDFSHHHIEMACTLLETSGRFLFRSPDSHLRTSVLLEQMMRKKQAQHLDARYVTMVENAYYYCNPPPTEKTVRKKRPPLQEYIRKLLYKDLSKVTTEKVLRQMRKLPWQDPESKGYLICCMVNIWNVKYNSIHCVANLLAGLVAYQEDVGIHVVDGVLEDIRLGMEVNQPKFNQRRISSAKFLGELYNYRMVESAVIFRTLFSFISFGVNPDGGPSPLDPPEHLFRIRMVCTLLDTCGQYFDRGSSKRKLDCFLIYFQRYIWWKKSVEVWSAEHQFPIDIDYMISDTLELLRPKMRLCISLEDSARQVTELEREFLVKLGLAMDRQKDGRPSSAMGSEGEALDEDDDDDDEEGGADTEEQSGNESEMNEPEEEEGSENEEEEREEEEENTDYLTDSNKENETDEENNEVTIRGGGLKHVACAEDEDFIQALDKMMLENLQRSGEAVKVHQLDVAIPLQLKSQLKKGPGGPVCSGEGDADISDTMQFVMLTRKGNKQQFKILNVPLSSHLAANHFNQQQAEQEERMRMKKLTLDINERQEQEDYQEMMASLAQRPAPANTNRERRPRYQHPKGAPNADLIFKTGGRR, from the exons ATGCCTGCTGAGGGCAAGAGATCATTAAACATGGATGAGAAAGAGGTGAGCTCCTTTAGTAACAAGGAGAAAGACCGGGATGCTGATAGACGGCCCGCCTCCTCCCGGGATAAAGTGAAGGATGAGGCAAAGATGAGTGGCAAGAAAGATATTGGTAAGGCtgcagaggaaaagaggaggcgGCTTGAGGAGGACAAAAAAAAGAAGGAAGAAAAAGAGCGGAAacggaaagaggaggagaaacagaaggcagaggaggagcagaggaagaaggaggaagaggagaagaagcagcaggaggagcaggagaggaaagttcaggaggaggaggtcaaGAGACAGCGTGAAGAGGAGGCAGCTCAACTCAA agagaaggaggagggccACCAGCTCCACCAGGAGGCCTGGGAGCGCCACCAGTGCCGGAAGGAGCTTCGTGTCCGCAACCAGAATGCCCACGAGGGCCGTCCCGAGGAGACCTTCTTTAGCCGCCTTGACTCCAGCTTGAAGAAGAACACAGCCTTCGTCAAGAAGCTGCGCACGCTCACCGAGCAGCAGCGCGATGCCCTCTCCAACGACTTTGGCTCGCTCAACCTCAGCAAGTACATCGGCGAGGCGGTGGGCTCTGTGGTGGAGGCCAAGCTGAAGATCTCTGACGTGGGCTGTGCCGTGCACCTGTGCTCCCTCTTCCACCAGCGCTACGCCGAATTCGCCCCACTGCTCCTCCAGGCCTGGAAAAGGCACTTTGAGGCGCGCAAGGAAGAGAAGGCACCCAACGTGAGCAAGCTGCGCACCGACCTGCGCTTCATCGCAGAGCTCACCATCGTAGGCCTGTTCACCGACAAGGAGGGCCTGTCGCTCATCTACGAGCAGCTGAAGAGCATCATCGGGACGGACCGCGAGACACACACGCATGTGTCAGTGGTCATCAGCTTCTGTAAGCACTGCGGGGATGACATTGCGGGCCTGGTGCCTCGCAAGGTGAAGGCTGCACGGGAGAAGTTTGGCCTGGCCTTCCCTCCCAGCGAGATCATCAACACGGAGAAGCAGCAGCCCTTTCAGAACCTTCTGAGGGAGTACTTCACCTCGCTCACCAAGCACCTGAAGAAGGACCACCGCGAGCTGCAGAACATTGAGAGGCAGAACAG GCGTATCCTCCACTCCAAAGGGGAGCTGAGTGAGGACAGGCACAAGCAGCATGAGGAGTTTGCCACGTCCTACCAGAAGCTGCTGGCTAACACCCAGTCTCTGGCTGACTTTCTGGATGAGAACATGCCAGAGCTTCCACTGGACAAGACTGTGCAGGAAG AGCACGGCCCTGGCATTGACATCTTCACCCCTGGGAAGCCCGGGGAGTATGACCTGGAGGGGGGCATCTGGGAGGACGAGGATGCCAGGAACTTCTACGAGAACATGGTGGACCTGAAGGCCTTCGTCCCCGCCATCCTGTTCAAAGATAACGAGAAGTCCAAGGACAAAGAGGAGGCCGCTGCTAAAG AGGCTAAAGATGCTGCGGCCACCACAGAGGAGTTGGAGTTGGAGCTCGAGGCTCTAGACATCGCTGATGACCCTCTGGAGCTGGATGGACCTGACGAGGCAGAGAACGAGGCAGAGCTCGCCAAAAAACTGTTGGACGAGCAAG GGATCAAGTTAGGGTATGAGAGAGGTCAGGGAAACAGAGCTAGGGCCCACTCATGGGTGCTCAGGGCCAATCAACTAAACAGAG AACAAGAGGATGAGGAGGCAAGCACCGGGTCCCACCTGAAGCTCATTGTGGACGCCTTCATCCAGCAGCTTCCCAACTGTGTCAACAGAGACCTCATAGACAAG GCTGCCATGGATTTCTGCATGAACATGAACACAAAGTCAAACAGGAGGAAGCTGGTCCGAGCTCTCTTCACCGTTCCCAGACAaag GTTGGATCTGCTGCCCTTTTACTCCCGTCTGGTGGCCACCCTTCACCCCTGCATGTCAGATGTGGCCGATGACCTGTGCTCCATACTCAAAGGAGACTTCAGGTTCCAC ATCCGGAAGAAGGACCAGATCAACATCGAAACAAAAAATAAAACTGTGAGGTTTATCGGGGAGCTGGCCAAGTTCAAGTTGTTCTCAAAAACGGACACTCTGCATTGTCTGAAG aTGCTACTGTCAGACTTCTCCCATCACCACATAGAGATGGCCTGCACCCTGCTGGAGACCAGTGGTCGCTTCCTCTTCAGATCCCCCGACTCCCACCTCCGGACCAGCGTCCTTCtg GAGCAAATGATGCGTAAGAAGCAGGCGCAGCACCTGGATGCTCGCTACGTGACCATGGTGGAGAATGCCTACTACTACTGCAACCCCCCGCCCACGGAGAAGACTGTCAGGAAGAAGAGGCCCCCGCTGCAGGAGTACATCCGCAAACTGCTCTACAAGGACCTCTCCAAGGTCACCACGGAGAAG gTGTTGAGGCAGATGCGTAAACTCCCCTGGCAGGACCCAGAGTCTAAAGGCTACCTGATCTGCTGCATGGTCAACATCTGGAACGTCAAGTACAACAGCATCCACTGTGTGGCCAACCTGCTGGCCGGCCTTGTGGCCTACCAGGAGGACGTGGGCATCCACGTGGTGGACGGGGTCCTAGAGGACATCCGCCTGGGAATGGAG GTGAACCAGCCCAAGTTCAACCAGCGTCGGATCAGCAGTGCCAAGTTTCTGGGGGAGCTCTACAACTACCGCATGGTGGAGTCAGCGGTCATCTTCCGCaccctcttctccttcatctcgTTCGGGGTGAACCCGGATGGCGGCCCCAGCCCCCTGGACCCCCCCGAGCACCTGTTCCGCATTCGCATGGTCTGCACCCTGCTGGACACCTGCGGACAGTACTTTGACCGCGGCTCCAGCAAGAGGAAGCTGGACTGCTTCCTCATCTACTTCCAG AGGTATATCTGGTGGAAGAAGAGTGTGGAGGTGTGGAGTGCAGAGCACCAGTTCCCCATCGACATTGACTACATGATCAGTGACACCCTGGAGCTGCTCCGACCAAAGATGAGGCTCTGCATCTCCCTGGAAGACTCCGCACGACAGGTCACCGAGCTGGAGAGAGAGTTCCTCGTTAAACtgg GACTGGCCATGGATAGGCAGAAGGACGGCCGGCCCTCCAGTGCCATGGGGAGCGAAGGCGAGGCTCTAGACGaggatgacgatgatgacgacgAAGAGGGAGGGGCGGACACAGAGGAACAGTCTGGCAATGAGAGCGAGATGAACGAGCCAGAGGAAGAA GAAGGGTCTGAGAATGAGGAAGAGgagcgggaggaagaggaggagaacacCGACTATCTGACCGACTCCAACAAGGAGAACGAGACAGACGAGGAGAACAAT GAGGTGACCATCCGTGGTGGCGGTCTGAAGCATGTGGCATGTGCTGAGGATGAGGACTTCATCCAGGCTCTGGACAAGATGATGCTGGAGAACCTGCAG cGGAGCGGGGAGGCGGTGAAGGTGCACCAGTTGGACGTGGCCATCCCCCTGCAGCTGAAGAGCCAGCTGAAGAAAGGTCCTGGCGGACCCGTCTGCTCTGGAGAGGGGGACGCAGACATCTCAGACACCATGCAGTTTGTCATGCTCACACGCAAGGGCAACAagcagcag TTTAAGATCCTGAACGTGCCTTTATCTTCCCACCTGGCTGCCAACCACTTCAACCAGCAGCAGgcggagcaggaggagaggatgaggatgaagaagcTCACTCTGGACATCAACGAGAGACAGGAGCAAGAGGACTACCAAG AAATGATGGCGTCTCTGGCCCAGCGGCCCGCTCCTGCCAACACCAACCGGGAGCGGCGGCCGCGCTACCAACACCCCAAAGGGGCACCCAACGCCGACCTCATCTTCAAGACCGGAGGAAG ACGCTAG